The proteins below come from a single Plodia interpunctella isolate USDA-ARS_2022_Savannah chromosome 21, ilPloInte3.2, whole genome shotgun sequence genomic window:
- the LOC128679164 gene encoding gustatory receptor for sugar taste 43a yields MGTDTTTESTDSDTVPAASHPDHEATHSVVGGAHAFILRISSFLGLAPLRFQDHSNGFMVSISNPMCIYSYILVTVLVITAIIGHISEIYVGVKLSVRMSSPMSQVVSTCDVMIVVATACAGVYGAPRRMRNMLKFMGSVASVDNSIGGRYSVATERKLCAILLSILTFFTVLIIDDVCFYAIQARKVDRQWSVVINYSTYYILWYVVMILELQFAFTALSIRARFQAVNDALALTAKNVSVPLESSTELNIYAIRVAPADSRANVSLLMEPVPEKDAVIIKKAANGDPRLIVSPSDAVHRLSTLHGSLCEVVQCIDENYGVPLVVVLISTLLHLIVTPYFLIMEIIVSTHRIHFLVLQFLWCATHMMRLIVVVEPCHYTIFEGRRTQSLVCRLLMASPIANTTLPTRLELFSRQLMLQTTCYAPMGMCTLDRPLIASILGAVTTYLVILIQFQRYDSL; encoded by the exons ATGG GTACGGACACAACCACAGAGAGCACAGATAGTGACACCGTACCAGCGGCGAGCCATCCGGATCATGAAGCAACTCATTCTGTAGTCGGCGGAGCACACGCCTTTATTCTTAGG ATATCAAGTTTCCTCGGGCTGGCTCCTCTGAGGTTCCAGGACCACAGCAATGGGTTCATGGTGTCGATATCAAACCCGATGTGTATATACAGTTACATACTAGTCACTGTTTTag TTATAACGGCAATAATAGGCCATATATCAGAGATCTACGTAGGCGTCAAGCTGTCAGTTCGCATGTCATCTCCGATGTCGCAAGTGGTGTCTACATGTGACGTCATGATAGTCGTTGCTACAGCGTGCGCAGGAGTCTATGGAGCGCCCAGAAGAATGAGGAATATGCTTAAATTCATGGGCAGTGTAGCTTCG GTGGACAACAGCATAGGCGGGCGGTACTCCGTGGCTACAGAGCGCAAGCTCTGTGCAATCCTGCTCTCGATTTTGACCTTCTTCACAGTTCTCATTATAGACGATGTATGCTTCTATGCTATCCAAGCCAGGAAGGTCGACAGACAAT GGTCCGTGGTGATAAACTACAGTACATACTACATCCTGTGGTATGTGGTGATGATCTTGGAACTCCAGTTCGCCTTCACAGCGCTGTCCATACGAGCGCGGTTCCAAGCTGTTAATGATGCTCTAGCGCTAACTGCCAAGAATGTCTCTGTTCCCT TAGAGAGCTCTACAGAGCTAAACATCTACGCGATTCGTGTAGCCCCGGCCGACTCCCGCGCCAACGTCAGTTTGCTCATGGAGCCTGTGCCGGAGAAGGACGCTGTCATCATCAAAAAAGCTG CGAATGGCGATCCCCGTCTCATAGTGTCTCCAAGCGACGCTGTTCACCGCTTGTCTACCCTCCACGGTTCACTCTGCGAAGTAGTACAGTGCATTGATGAGAACTACGGAGTACCGCTTGTAGTAGTTCTCATATCTACATTACTACATCTGATTGTGACTCCGTACTTCCTTATCATGGAAATTA TTGTGTCAACACACAGGATACACTTCCTGGTGCTTCAGTTCCTGTGGTGCGCCACTCACATGATGAGGCTCATCGTGGTCGTCGAGCCGTGTcactatactatatttgag ggCAGGAGAACACAAAGTCTCGTCTGTCGTCTGCTGATGGCGTCTCCAATCGCGAACACCACATTGCCGACCAGGCTGGAGTTGTTCTCCAGGCAGCTCATGCTGCAGACCACGTGCTATGCACCCATGGGCATGTGTACCTTGGACAGACCACTCATTGCTTCT ataTTGGGTGCAGTGACAACATACTTAGTGATACTGATACAGTTCCAGAGATACGACTCACTATAA